A genome region from Hevea brasiliensis isolate MT/VB/25A 57/8 chromosome 9, ASM3005281v1, whole genome shotgun sequence includes the following:
- the LOC110654751 gene encoding cucumisin-like yields the protein MAKSRLLSLLYPLLLAALFMHGYGQDKKVHIVYMGDLPRGDFSAESAHHSMLESVLGSTLSAKESLIYSYGRSFNGFAAKLSDEEVGRLSEMDGVISVIPNHILKIHTTRSWDFMGFAEGKLSGSQEGNVIIGLLDTGVWPESESFIDTGMGPPPSKWKGTCQGEGNFTCNNKIIGARYYNSENWYFETDFKSPRDSEGHGTHTASTAAGQKVQGASYFGLAEGVARGGVPHARIAVYKVCWSFGCATADILAAFDDAIADGVDILSVSLGAPWPFPYMEDPIAIGSFHAMRYGILTSNSAGNSGPYPYSVANFAPWTLTVAASTIDRKFIASVVLGNGKVFTGLSINNFMLNGTYPLLWGGDAANYSAGADPDIAKYCFSGALNSYIVQGKIVFCETVWDGSGILLANGVGTIMADSEYSKDFAFSYPLPATVITTEDGQQILDYIRSTQNPIATILVGETWKDIMAPSVVSFSSRGPNPISPDILKPDLTAPGVDILASWSPVSPPSIYWRDTRSVNFNIISGTSMSCPHASGAAAYVKAAHPDWSPAAIKSALMTTAYIMDSRKHPDLEFAYGSGHINPLDATDPGLVYDASEADYINFLCKQGYNTTTLRLITGDNSSVCSSTVPGRAWDLNYPTFALAIEDGQPIQGVFTRTVKNVGKPNSTYSVGVYMPSSVSVTVEPSVLSFSAIGETKTFTVKVYGPKLAQQPIMSGAIWWNDGTYVVRSPLVVYNILPGATYSSPYSMTKPQKTPKFEGSSVYHKNGILGHD from the exons ATGGCCAAGTCGAGGCTGCTTTCTCTTCTCTATCCACTGCTGCTAGCTGCATTGTTTATGCATGGCTATGGCCAAGACAAGAAG GTTCACATAGTATACATGGGAGACTTGCCTCGAGGAGATTTTTCTGCCGAATCCGCTCACCATTCCATGCTAGAGAGTGTACTTGGAAG TACTTTATCAGCCAAAGAATCATTAATCTATAGTTATGGGAGGAGTTTCAATGGATTTGCAGCTAAGTTATCAGATGAAGAAGTCGGAAGACTCTCAG AAATGGATGGTGTCATCTCCGTGATTCCAAACCACATACTGAAGATTCACACAACGAGGTCATGGGACTTCATGGGTTTCGCCGAAGGCAAACTTTCTGGGTCTCAGGAAGGAAATGTCATTATTGGTCTTCTGGACACAG GGGTCTGGCCAGAATCTGAGAGCTTCATCGATACAGGAATGGGTCCTCCACCATCCAAATGGAAAGGAACATGTCAAGGTGAAGGCAACTTCACCTGCAACAA CAAGATCATTGGAGCTCGGTACTACAACAGTGAGAACTGGTATTTTGAGACAGACTTCAAATCCCCTAGAGACTCTGAGGGACACGGAACCCATACTGCTTCAACTGCAGCAGGGCAGAAGGTGCAAGGAGCAAGCTACTTTGGTTTGGCTGAAGGAGTTGCAAGAGGCGGAGTTCCACATGCAAGGATTGCAGTGTACAAAGTCTGCTGGTCATTTGGATGTGCTACTGCAGATATCCTGGCAGCATTTGATGATGCCATAGCTGATGGTGTTGACATTTTATCAGTGTCCCTTGGTGCTCCCTGGCCATTCCCATATATGGAGGACCCAATTGCTATTGGATCCTTCCATGCCATGAGATATGGTATACTGACTTCAAATTCTGCTGGCAATTCTGGACCCTATCCGTATTCAGTCGCCAATTTTGCACCCTGGACACTGACTGTTGCTGCCAGCACCATTGATAGGAAATTCATTGCCAGTGTTGTGCTTGGAAATGGAAAAGTATTCACT GGACTATCCATTAATAACTTTATGCTTAACGGGACATATCCATTGCTTTGGGGAGGAGATGCAGCAAACTACTCTGCTGGTGCTGACCCTGACATTGCAAAATATTGCTTTTCCGGTGCCTTGAATTCATACATAGTACAAGGAAAGATTGTATTCTGTGAAACCGTCTGGGATGGTTCTGGCATCTTACTTGCTAATGGTGTGGGCACCATAATGGCCGATTCTGAGTACAGCAAAGATTTTGCTTTCAGTTACCCCTTGCCGGCAACAGTAATCACCACAGAAGATGGCCAGCAAATTTTGGATTACATAAGATCCACACA GAATCCAATTGCAACTATTCTGGTTGGTGAGACGTGGAAGGATATCATGGCACCTTCCGTTGTATCATTCTCTTCCAGAGGACCCAACCCTATCAGCCCAGACATTCTCAAG CCTGATCTCACAGCCCCTGGTGTGGATATTCTTGCTTCCTGGTCTCCAGTGTCACCACCTTCCATCTACTGGAGGGACACCAGGAGTGTAAACTTCAACATAATCTCCGGTACATCTATGTCTTGCCCGCATGCTAGTGGTGCTGCAGCTTATGTAAAGGCCGCCCACCCTGACTGGTCTCCTGCTGCCATTAAATCCGCCCTCATGACAACAG CTTATATAATGGACTCAAGGAAGCACCCAGATCTTGAATTTGCTTACGGGTCTGGCCACATCAATCCACTGGACGCAACAGACCCTGGACTTGTTTATGATGCATCTGAAGCAGATTACATTAACTTCTTGTGCAAACAAGGTTACAACACTACCACTCTCAGACTGATCACTGGGGACAATAGCAGCGTTTGCAGCAGCACGGTGCCTGGAAGAGCCTGGGATCTTAATTACCCGACTTTTGCCCTTGCCATTGAAGATGGGCAGCCAATTCAGGGAGTGTTTACAAGGACAGTTAAAAATGTTGGGAAACCAAATTCAACCTACAGTGTGGGTGTCTACATGCCAAGCAGTGTTAGTGTGACCGTGGAGCCGTCTGTCCTATCATTCTCTGCCATTGGAGAGACAAAAACATTCACAGTGAAAGTGTATGGCCCAAAGCTTGCACAGCAGCCAATCATGTCAGGCGCAATCTGGTGGAACGATGGGACTTATGTGGTGAGAAGCCCACTAGTTGTATACAACATTTTACCCGGTGCTACTTATTCTTCTCCCTACTCCATGACCAAGCCACAGAAAACACCTAAATTCGAAGGTTCTTCGGTGTATCACAAGAATGGCATCCTCGGACATGACTAG
- the LOC131182857 gene encoding vegetative cell wall protein gp1-like codes for MGIPSSLPTKPNPSPSPPLPQLPLPQSPPLPPRQTPTLILPTPLSPQTVPHNETPVFETQFPEPMPEPAPTQTKTKGKTKKAAGRPKKAPIGKRKRAPSVPFDLNSPPQPSSEPVSKRTRSSSQIPPPAIQTPVSQSPLNSPAAPTSSANDIEEGSGYKNIEWQQTIYDPVQFWKDIAPFGGYYK; via the exons ATGGGTATTCCATCATCTCTACCCACAAAACCTAACCCCAGCCCCAGTCCACCGCTACCTCAATTGCCACTACCTCAATCACCACCACTACCCCCAAGACAAACACCAACTCTCATTCTGCCGACTCCCCTCTCGCCACAAACTGTGCCGCACAATGAGACACCCGTTTTCGAAACTCAGTTCCCAGAACCAATGCCTGAACCTGCGCCTACTCAAACGAAAACCAAAGGTAAAACTAAAAAGGCTGCAGGTAGACCCAAGAAGGCTCCTATCGGAAAACGAAAAAGAGCGCCCTCTGTTCCTTTCGACCTAAACTCTCCACCTCAACCTTCCTCTGAACCAGTCAGCAAAAGGACTAGGTCCTCCTCGCAAATTCCACCACCAGCGATCCAAACCCCTGTATCTCAGTCACCCTTAAACTCTCCAGCAGCACCTACGTCATCTGCCAATGATATAGAGGAG GGTTCGGGCTATAAAAATATTGAGTGGCAACAAACTATTTATGACCCTGTTCAATTCTGGAAAGACATTGCACCTTTTGGGGGTTATTATAAATAG
- the LOC110646289 gene encoding uncharacterized protein LOC110646289, producing MSVRVNPLQLKLKLNKLPPTLKDPGSFSIPCHIGETSIERALCDLGASVSLMLLSICEKLKVGDLKPITIYLQLADRSIKYPVGILENVPLKVGKFFITVDFIILEMEEDVRTPIILGRPFLATVGANIDVKNGKLKLTVGEEEIEFNLFQHSKEPAVMNSCYRVDVIEHDAETEVTKLEENQAIPMQCNQHKV from the exons atgagtgtGAGAGTGAATCCACTTCAACTAAAGCTAAAGCTA AATAAGCTCCCACCTACGCTGAAAGATCCTGGAAGTTTTTctataccatgtcacattggagaAACAAGTATTGAGAGAGCATTATGTGACTTGGGGGCTAGTGTTAGCTTGATGCTACTTTCCATATGTGAAAAGTTAAAGGTTGGAGATCTAAAGCCCATAACTATTTATttgcagttagctgacagatctatAAAGTATCCAGTTGGGATTTTAGAGAATGTACCATTAAAAGTTGGAAAGTTTTTCATTACAGTGGATTTTATTATACTAGAGATGGAAGAGGATGTAAGAACACCCATTATACTTGGAAGGCCATTTTTAGCCACTGTAGGAGCTAATATAGATGTAAAGAATGGGAAATTGAAGTTGACAGTGGGGGAGGAGGAAATAGAGTTTAATTTATTCCAACATTCCAAGGAACCAGCTGTGATGAATTCTTGTTATAGGGTAGATGTTATAGAGCATGATGCTGAAACTGAAGTTACTAAACTAGAGGAAAATCAAGCTATTCCAATGCAATGCAATCAGCATAAAGTGTGA